The Canis lupus familiaris isolate Mischka breed German Shepherd chromosome 19, alternate assembly UU_Cfam_GSD_1.0, whole genome shotgun sequence DNA segment TATCTCCCATCAGTTATTGCTGCAGCAGCCTTTCATTTAGCACTCTACACAGTCACAGGACAGAGCTGGGTATGTATTGCCATGCTTCACATGTCTACCTAGCAATTTGAATATTTAGGCCAGATAAGTTAGATAACTGTACAAGTGTTGGTGGTCTAGAGGTACCTACCTGGAAAAACAGTTCAAAAAAATCTAAGCTGCTTAAAGTTTACCTGTTTAGTAATATGTTTGTTACATAGAAAGCTTAGTTATTGCTTGGATTTGGAAGATGTGACCTACTACTGACAggtaaagtaataaaaattgatCAAAGTCAGCATAAAAGATGGATTTACAGCTTGAGAACACTAGATTGGTTAGTTGGAGGTGTTAGtcctaaatttaatgaaattcaagCTTAATACCAACTACTAACTCATTGTGTTTAGTGttgctaaaaacaaaactcagtggTTCTCTACTCCTTTCTCTGCAGCCTGAATCTTTAGTTCAAAAGACTGGATATACCTTGGAAAGTCTTAAGCCTTGTCTCATGGACCTTCACCAGACCTACCTCAGAGCACCACAGCATGCACAACAGTCTATAAGAGAAAAGTATAAAAGTTCAAAGTAAGAATTAACATAAATAGGTATTAAAGAAGCTTGCTTTTCCTGGCTACTGTAGGATTCTGAGATCCTTGACATTTTATCAAAGGATTCAAAAGAGGCACAGCCTCCTCTTGGCAAGCCAACTGTTTTGAGCAAGTTGTAGTTAGAGGCTTTATGTTCTCCAtttgagggagaggaggggagaggaatgggGCATGCATGCATGCTTTGTGGACCAGTGATTTAATAACCATTAATTCAGAATAGAAATAGCATTTTTGAGTTCCTAATTAGATGTATCATTCCATGATCTTACCTGATGAACATTTACTGTTTTTTCCTACTTACAGGTATCATGGTGTTTCTCTCCTCAACCCACCAGAGACACTAAATGTCTAACAGCGAAAGACTGCCTTTATTTTCTAAGATGTAAATCACTCAACGTATATGGTGTACAGTTTTTGTAAGGTTTTAATTTTACAATCATTCTGAATAGTTATGGTCAAGTACAAATTATGGtatctattactttttaaatggttttaatttgtatatctTTTGTACATGTAACTATCTTAGTTATTTGGCTAATTTTAAGTGGTTTTGTTAAAGTATTAATGATGCCACCTGTCAGCACAATAAGAGTAAGAACTAATAAATGGATTTGGAAAATTTGGTTTGTAAGTCAAATTGGTTTGACTTTAAGATACCACTCAGAAGAATTAATGTGATTTTACTATAGAAGGGGACTGGGAAGGCttctcttgaaattaaaaatagttttagggaAACATTGAAGTTTTAATATTCAGTTTCCTAAGCAACTGGATCAATTTTGTGACTTGAGCATAATCTAAGCATATCTGGAATAAATCTGTGCTTATTTATCAGTTGTGATGATCCTGAGAATCTTTCAGCCCTTTGAACACACTATGaaagtgctttttctttcctcaactTTTACACTTTACAATTATTTAAAACCTGTTAAGTTGTCCAGAaggttaatattttaaagcataatgTAAAATGCTATGTAAAGAATCAACTAGATTTTATAATGGATTTGTGAGTAGAAAAATACCCAAAGTTATTAGCACTgaataaatatccttttaatagttatatatacaaacatacaacTCTATGCACTTCAATTGGcagctctcttcttttttctctttttcaccgGCTTTTTACTTGgtgctttttcttgttttgcacTGATGGTTTGTGttctgtgaataaaataaattaacattttactaACAGTATTAGCATTATAAAGGTGAGACCATGGATGGTTTACCAGACTTACACCATTTGCTCATTAAATTTTGGACCACCAAAATAGgaggccttatttttttttctagtagaacATACAACATTTGCCaattatgagaataaaatgaggtAACTTTAAAGGCATCCATCCAGTTTTTCAGTAAGAAcagctggaatttgaataaaatagggGTGTCTTTGTTTATAGTAGGATGAGAATAAAACCACAGAAGTCTTGAGTATGTGTATACATTTGAAATAAACCAGAAATTTGTTACCTTATTTTCTTTGGGTTCTTGTCTGGTTCTAAAatgatcatttcttcttcttcactgTCTGAGAGTACTATAGGGgcatctttaagaaaataattaagaaattaaggaaactaTCTAAGTATAATCACGTGGAAAATTTCTACATAGGTTTATGTCAGCAGTTCTGATACTCTGTTTGCATACAAATAGCCCCAACTATTCTGGAGTTTACAGAACTACTTGGTTCTTTCCTTCCCTAAAGTAACTCCTTGGAGCTCTGAAAAATAACATACTTCTTTCCTAAAATTCTGTaattaattatatgtataattctgtaatttatacttctttcctaaaaattctgtaattataTTCTACTTTGTACATGTCATAATGGGGCAAAATCTATGTATCTTCTATtctgaaaggaaaatacaaaaaaaacaattattggGTCAAAGGTATATACATTCTAAAAAATTTATTGCTAAATCCACCCAAAATACTGTtccaatttaaatgaaaaacctGTTTTTCCTATATGCACCCTTGCCAATggtggtttttaagattttatctaagagcagaggaagagactctGAACTgaggatgaagtcccacatgaggcttgatcccaaaacctgagtcaaaaccagtCAGActttacctactgagccactAGATGCCCCAATTTCTAATATTCTCTGATAGAAATCTCTGCTTTGAATTTATTTGTTACCACTAGAGTTGCCCATTAAATATATTACTGGCCATTTATATCTGAGAATTACTTTGTATCATTTGCCAATTTTTCTCCTGAgccttaataatatatatatatactatatacaatGTGGATTAGCCCTCTTCCTAGTTGGCATATCaattctttatagttttcagttaaGTTTCTTTTTAGTGTTTATATGCTTTAGAAAGACTTTACCTGTTTTTATCCTCCCAATTATCTTAGGTCTACTTTCATTCAGTTGAAAATATTACTCTTCCAAGCGGTAATTGAATGTTTAGCTATTAATCTTActaatcttagaaaaatatttcaaaaatatctaaaaagaggCCTATGCAAAGATGCTTTACTCTAGCACTGTAACAGAAAATGGCAACATTTATCAACGAGGGAATTTCGTTAAGCCAACCTAGTTAATGTCAAAGCTAGAATTCAATGCagcatttaaaaatgtggctGATGACATGAAAAAGTTCTAAGGATTCATTCACAGTCCCTGTGTTTAAGCAGCTTATTCTGGTGTAAATAcacagtaaataaatacatggaacaAGGTCTGGAAGAGTAATACCAAAAGAAGTAACCACTGGGAAAGCTGAATAAGGCTCCCAATCAATGGGGATTATTTTTCCTCACAAAACACCCcggcagggcagccccggtggctcagcacagtttagcaccgcctttggcccagggcatgatcctggaggatcctggaggatcaagtcccacatcgggctccctgcatggagcctgcttctccctctgcctatgtctctgcctctgtctctcataaataaataaaatcttaaaaaaacgaaaacaaacaaaaaaacaccccagCAGCCTCTCAGTAATGTTTATAGATAATAACTTCTTTCCTTGAAGGTAGGCAGGTATGTGCATTCCATACCTAAACAGTATAACCTAATTTTTTCAGCCAGATTTTAATAATTACACCCTTTAGTTCTCTGCCAGCCTACTTGCTACATCCAACCTTGGAGGATAAGTTTTACCACATAAAAAAAGCCCAATTCATGATTATTATGAGCTAAGCAAGAATTTTTACTAACAGtaaaagttaaaacaattttctCAAGTTCTACAGCTTTCAGAATGCAAAGAATATCTTATCCAGGACTACCAGTATTCTAAGCAATTCTAGAATTTTGTATGTTCTAATACTGCTCTATTAACAGCCATACATGGCTGTTTACTTTTCTATTAACTAAAATTAAGATTCAGAATTTAATTTTCTGTCACAAaccacatttcaaatgttcaatatctgcatgtggctagtggctattaTACTGAACAGTGTACATAAAGATCTCTAACATTACAGACAGTTCCACTTGTACAGCTCTAATACCTGTTATATGGGCTTTTTATATTTGAGTCTAGAAACTACAAAGAGAAAATAGCATGCAGGAATGAATCCTTAGGAAACCCATCCCTTTAAAACTGGCcagatataaaaggaaaaaagaacaaaacatttttaaactaaaaatgccACTACATACAAAAGAGTACCACTAACTCCACAAAGATAAGcacattattttagaaaagaattggGGTTAAATATGAACAGATTCAAACCACAAAATATTTAGCTCCTCTGAAAAAGGAACTGCTAATAAAAGAGCTgtaatacacataatatattacataaaagCCATAAAGCGTTACCTACCTTGGCTCCCAATATTGGAGACTTCTACTCCAGTGTCCATTTTTATAGTATCAAGAATGATAGCTTCATCAGTGCCAtcttcatcctcctcttccttctcagaCTCTTCAAGATCACCCCAGGAGTTTTCTATTCCCTCTCCAATTTGGGCAGTTCCAGGAGTCCAAAGCACAGGATTAGAAACACTTAACAAGTTAAGAAAACTATGAATAACAAATGCTGTGATTTGATGCAGTGTTGAAAAAAGATGAGAGTAAAAGTTTTAAGACTGAAGTGTGCATCATTTGTGCAAAATTTCACTAACAGCTGCGCTATGGATGGCtgaacaatgagaaagaaaaaacatgtaaCTAAGGTTAAGATTTTATGGAAACAATGGTGAGAAATACTGAGACATACTGGCTCTCAACAGTTCCAATCATAAATCTGGCAAGTGTATGAAAAATTTCCAAGAACAATGTGTAACAGTATATATAATGCTTGATTATGCCAATGAgattaaagaataattttccaaaggaaaataaaatgctgtaaaTTGGCTAAGAtggaaaattttctgtttttgtaggATAGATGAAGAGGTGGATATTATGTCAGACTTAAGACTAGTCACTGTCTTGTATCTTAAATGTGTTCTCTATCAAAGCAGTGTTTCAGAAGGTAAACCTCAGTATGTACACCCTTCACATATACCTAATACTGCCAAAAGTGTTATGAATCATGTTACTGAAAAAATCATCCAATAAAGATACACTTCTGAAGGAGGTTCAGCTTCAGCAAtaatttcttctgctttctcttctacGTCGGAGGTATCGATAGGGGCCTTCTCCATTTTAAATGCTGTGATTCTTTGACTTGCTATGGACTCTGCAAAGCCAAATTTTCCACCTTCTTTCCTGTGTGGGTTTTATTTGGGAGTGGGAGGCATGGAGGAGGGGGGTATgataatggaagagaaaacaggaaggGAAAAGTTAACTATTTCATCCTTTTGATGGAGAAACATTGGAAAAAAACTAACTTAACCTCACCAATTTACTATGCTTAtcaaaagtaataattaaaaagaaagttactataattaccatttattgaaccATGTGCCAAGCAAGTGTTAAGTGCTCTAAGTATATTATTCTTTAATCCTTAAATCAGCCCTACCAAGTAAGTCTTATCTCCCATATTTCAGAAGACTTGGAAGTGCTACATTATAGAAGCAGCAGAGTGTCAACCCACTTTGTGTTTCTTCTGTTAATTTGAGCtaccaaatccttttttttctgaagaaaatgatactttttttaaagaaaaatatatggctTCTCAATACAGACTATATTTAAATTGGAATACAACACTTCAACTTAGattaacagataaggaaaaatgGGAGTGCAAAAATTATATTGTTACCCTTGTGCAAGAAAAGTCCCTAAcagaaaaatctgttaaaaataaaaagaccatttAGTTTTAAACTTACCTAACTTTCTGGTCATTCTCCAAAGCCTTCTGTATTAGCTCTGTAATTTCCAGTACTTTCACACCAGCTATTTTACTACATCTCAAAACCTATTTATAAAAGTGCATTCTGTTATTTAAAGACAACAAACCACATAGCTTTCTCTAACAAAGCTATAAACATGAGAAtagtttttctacttttaaaatttaagcctgaccttttcaaatatgaaaatacagTATAAACACAAATTAATGCAAAATGTGAGAGctgttttaaaatgtctgaagGATTATCATGTTAAGAAAACAGAcgcaagggacgcctgggtggctcagtgattgagcatctgccttcagctcagggtatgatcttggggtcttgggatcgagtcccgcattgggttccccacggggagcctgcttctccctctctgcctctctctctgggtctctcatgaataaataaaatcttaaaaaaaaaaaaaaaaaaaaggaaaaaaaagactcaaaaactTCCCTGACAGTGCAAAAAATACCACTGAAAAGGCCACACACATACATTATATACTCAGGGATGCACTAACTACCTTTCTATGTGAGTGATTCAAAGCATCGGTTCAAGACATGGCTGCAATATCCCCTGggaaatttttataaagcaaagaCTCCCAGGCCTCAGTGATCTAATGGATCAGAATCTCTGCAAATAGGGATCTGGTAATGGTCACAATACTGGTAATAGAAACTAACATTTTACGGCATACTTAATATATGCTACTACTCAGTGCAACGTACCCATGTGTTTATCCTTACATTCTTTAACAAGGTGTTGACAATAACATTATTCCTGGTTTTGCAGATAAAGAACCCAAggcacaaaaatatgaaattatttgcaaaaggTCAATTAGTATAAGGCAGAACTAGAATTCCAACTAAAGCAGCCATGTGCCCCACCTGTGCTATATGCTAATCTATTTTCTAGAAGCCTTCATGGGAATCTGATACATAGCTGgatttgagaactactgcttATTGAACCCAACTTCTgagaataaaattatctttttacctaattcattcattccttccttcctccctcccttccttccttccccttttttgGAAGAGGAATACAAATCTCTTTCCTCACTGGGAAGAAAAGTGTTCCTTTATGTTGAAGGGCCATACCCTGGAGGGCCATACATGGGAGCAGCATGGAAGACTGGTAGCCACCAGTCAACAGAATGTAATAATATTGAAACCAGATTCTAACATCGCCTGGAATCAAtcactgaaaatatctttaatggCTTTTagttaaaaagcaagcaaaaacaaaacaaaacaaaaaataagaacaagcTTCTAAAAAGAAGAGACCTATTCTTAATAGGACATTAATCAAAGCACTAACTTGATCTTTCAGCAGCATTATCCCACCACTGGATTGGATAGTACAAATCTCTCGATGCTTGTTCATGGCAATCACCAGCAGGCCATCCATTACACGTTCTTCTCGTTCATTGGGATCCACCAATAAATATGTGCTGAAATGAATGTTAAATGGACCTGAGCAAATCTGAGGTTGAATGCTTATCAAtcttaagataatatttttaaaagatagtattAATAAAGTCAACATGGTGAAGGTCTGAGCCTATAGATGTGAATCCCTTTAataggagaagaaatgagaattacagtttttatgaacaaaataaatgctaAGTGGGTATCACTAGTTATTACAGTAAAATCACTTAAGTtcatattgttgttttttttttttaataatatataatctaAATCTAATGCTATCACTTTGGTTAAATGACTTGTGGCTTATCAATAAAACCTTAGatggggcgcctgcgtggctcagtcagttaagcatctgccttcgtctcaggtcatgatctcagggtcctggaactgagtcaCATGTCAGGCtacccactcagcagggagtcagcttctccctctcccactgcccccctccaATTGTGCGCACAAGCATTCtcataaataagttttaaaatatttttgaaaacttagataacattcatttttaaattttaaatgttacctAGTGTGTTGCAGATTATGAAGTTCTTCTAGGTTTAGCTAAtggctcattaaaaaaatactattggcCTTTAGTCACATGTGACTATTAAGCCTCTGAAGTGTGCTAGTCCAAATCAGGATGTACAGGAGTGAAAAATactagatttcaaagacttagtagaaatacaagaatgtaaaatatctcatgaataattttatattaaatattaaggtAATAgtttacacataaataaaatatatataaaaattaattttccctctttcttcttacttttaatgtggctactggaaaacttaaaattacatgTACTGCTCATGTTGTGTTTTTACTGGAGAGTGCTGGTCTATATCCCACTAATGAAATTCTGCACTACAATGACTAAAAGTTGAAGAGTTCCCTTGTTTTTAGTCATAAGATCGTTAAAACATCTGATTTATACCTCCCTTTGTTTCTGAAGAGATTTAAGgctcaaattttcatttaaaggCACCATAACATGAACCTAAGACTCCAGTTTTTCTGCTGTAGAAAGTTAGCAGTGAACTGTGAAGAAACTACTAAAGAGATAAAACTAGATTTATCCCATCTGTGAACCATTACCCCTTGTAACCTGCTCCTACAACCACTCCATCTAATATGCTCCAAAGTCCCATCTTCCATTAACTTACAGTAATTCTCACCCTACTCTCCCAAATTAGAGCCTAGCACACAACTCTGTTAACATCGATGCATCTCTAGCACCACCATGCTGCAGTAACTTTGTAAGTATCCTTTGAAAAGTGTTGTGAACTCTCTTCATTATAGAAGAGTTTGTCACTTCTATTGAGAATGCTCTTTGCCAACTAATGCTcttccaaggaaagaaaaaaggtgcTTTAATATTAAAGGAGGTATTTGTTCCTTTGTCCAGGGAACAtttgaacagaacaaaaaagtTCCTAGCTGTATGTACAATTTCAGCCCATGACAAGAACGAGACTTACCCTTGCTGGAAGAAGGCAAAACTGACACAGATGGGCATGTGGTGGATGCTTAAAGGTACAGGATCACGCTCTTCAGGTGTAtactgtttgaaaataaaaattcctttaatcCTCAGTTAAGTACCTAAATAACTCTTTTACAATTACCTATTTGACTTTGCCACTCATGTTCCTTAGAACtttatacatatgtcaaaaaggttttttaatgtataaataacataaaatccaTTAACAATGAATATTATGGATAAATATTGTTTGTAGTACTTTATAGTTATGTAATCCAGTTGACTTTTCCATTATCCCACCAAATCTTAAGCTTATTTGCAGTCACTTCTCCCACTCCCAACCACGAGCATTCCATGCAAGTAGAATCAAgtaattttgtcttttacatGTGCTTCTTTTGAAGTTAGCATGTTTCATCCATCTTGTATATGCATTACTACTTTGgttctttttactgctgaatatatagatatagcacaatttgtttttcaacttagcagttgatgaacatttggattctttccagttttgtgcTATGACTAATGCTGTCATTCACCATTCCCATGAAAGTCTCTGACTGAAAATGCCGTATCTTTTCTCCTGAGTAGATTCCCAGGCATGGAATTGCTGGGCTGTATAAATTGacaattatctttttaagaaactgccaaactcttccAACGTGGCTATATATTCTAGGTTACCACTAGCAATAActctacaatatttttaaattgatcacTCTTTTACTTCCTCATACCAATTCCCTTCTCTAAAGGAACAtgtctctatagttaagaaaCCTTTGTCTGTACATTTAAGTCGTTAGAGCCTAGCCTATTGCCTAAAAGCAGCACATGAACACCTAACTGCTCAGAATTTTGGGCATCTGATGTTTCCTTTCACAACTTTAAGACTCAAACTATCCAAAGTGTACTTTCATTATTCCAGCatgaattcaaatataaattgaaatgaaCATACTGAACACAAAAGAGAGGGGCAACGTAAAGAGTATATGTCAACAGTTTTCAAAATGTAGCCCTAACAGTGGCAGCATCATTATCATCTAGAAACTCTGTTAGAAGTACTTTGTAGGTTCTACCCCTACCCTACTCTGAGGGTAGAGCATAGCAGTATGTTTTAATGAGTCTTCTAGTTGTTTCTGATGGACTTTTGCCAGAGAGTACGCACAAGTATCTCAACATGCTGCGAATCATGTATCTCTCACACATGTGGCTCCTCAACATAAATCAACCACTTCATCTCATGCTCAATCCCAAGAAAAAGTCATCTAGTTTTATCCTAGAAAACCAAGACAGGGTGTGCTTTTATTGACAGATACTTTAATACAAGAGATGGAAGAGATTTCAAGGACAATTTTGACCAATATCATTTTTGCCTTATCAACAAATATTAGAACATACTTAATTACCATCTACAATAAGAATTCACTAATAACAAGTTGCCTACACATCAAGGATACTCATTCATTTATAGGGAGAAAACTGGCTTAAATTACGGGAGCTTACCAGTGTTACTTCATCTCCTTGGACAGAGACATCAGGTCTTCGGAAGTGGCACAAGGCTACAATTGCAGCAATGCTGGCAGCGTCAATAATATTCCCATCATGATTTAATAAATGTAGGTCCACACGTATTTGCCAAACCTGaatgtgaatttaaaacaaaaataaatcctaaaggaTCACAACCATTGGGTAGTTATAAGCAAAATAATACTGTGTGcaaatttttctcttgctgttaaAACATGGAGTTACTCCTATTCTAccaataaaatgtattaagagAAATGTTAAGCCAGGCCAACATCTGAAGTACCAACAGTTCACCCTTCTGAGTCATCTGACAACAGTAAAATATACTCTCTAAATAAACAGAACCACTACACAATAGTACTAAGATTTTCCCaaccctaaatatatttttattgtgtctCCTAACTTAAAAACCTCAAACTTTTAGGTTTTACTTcacaatatttataataacactACAAGTAATTCAAATAGAAAGTATTATATTCAAGGATAGAATGTGGAAAGTGACTTctccagaaacaaaaaagatagtCAAAATACCCTAATCAAGGGTAAAGTTCTAAAACATCATCATGCACACAATTCATTGAGAGCAGTATTTCCAATGTTAGTCTGTCACTGCCTCCTCGTGTAGCCCTACATAAGTCAATAAACCTACACAAAAGGATTTAATCGGTTCTTCAGTTCTTTCATTCGTAAAAAAGGAACACATTAACTGCTTCTATCAACCCAAAGAacataagaaaatagaatatatgaaaaaccacaAGTtctttaaataacacatttttatacaCATCTAGATTGATACTTTCACTGAGGTTTATTGTCTCTTCAGAGAGAGATGACATAAAATTCTATGGGTAGCACTCAGGAACATTTTAAGTGAAGTGAATCAGTATAAAACTAAGTTAACAGAAGCTCTGAGAATAAAAGTACAGATACAGGAATCCATGAATCAACAATACTCAGCCTAAGATTAAGAATTTT contains these protein-coding regions:
- the EXOSC9 gene encoding exosome complex component RRP45 encodes the protein MKETPLSNCERRFLLRAIEEKKRLDGRQTYDYRNIKISFGTDYGCCIVELGKTRVLGQVSCELVSPKLNRATEGILFFNLELSQMAAPAFEPGRQSDLLVKLNRLLERCLRNSKCIDTESLCVVAGEKVWQIRVDLHLLNHDGNIIDAASIAAIVALCHFRRPDVSVQGDEVTLYTPEERDPVPLSIHHMPICVSFAFFQQGTYLLVDPNEREERVMDGLLVIAMNKHREICTIQSSGGIMLLKDQVLRCSKIAGVKVLEITELIQKALENDQKVRKEGGKFGFAESIASQRITAFKMEKAPIDTSDVEEKAEEIIAEAEPPSEVVSNPVLWTPGTAQIGEGIENSWGDLEESEKEEEDEDGTDEAIILDTIKMDTGVEVSNIGSQDAPIVLSDSEEEEMIILEPDKNPKKIRTQTISAKQEKAPSKKPVKKRKKKRAAN